DNA sequence from the Corynebacterium yudongzhengii genome:
CCGATACCCAGAAACGACAGGGTGGCCTCGGCGACGATGAAGGTACCCAGCGCGACGGTGGCGTAGACAATGATCGGCACCGCGGCGTTCGGCAGGATGTGGCTGGTGAGCACGCGGAACTTCCCGGCACCCAGGGCGGTTGCCGCGGTGACGTACTCTTCGTTCTTCACGCTCATCACCGCGCCGCGGGTGATGCGGGCGATCTGGGTCCAGCCGAACACCGCTAAAACGATGACGACCATGATGACGCTGCGGTTGTCCTTGAACATCTGCATGAACACGATCGCGGCGAGCACCAGCGGGATGGCGAAGAAGATGTCGGTCAGGCGCGACAGGATGGTGTCGAGGATGCCGCCGAAGTAGCCGGCCAGCGAGCCGAGGGTCGTGCCGATGATAACCACGGCGAGGGTGGTGAGGATGCCGACGATCACCGATGCGCGAGCGCCGTGGATCGTGCGGGAGTAAATGTCACAGCCCTGGCGGTCGAAGCCGAAAGGATGGCCCGCCTCGGGCAGACCGAGCGAGTTCTCCAGGGTGCAGTGACGCGGGTCGACGGAGGTGAACAGTCCGGGCACGGCGGCCATGAGGACGGCGAGCACGATGAGTGCCGCGGCGATCCAGAACATCGGGCGGCGGCGCAGGTAGTGCCACGCCTCGCCCCATTGGGAGCGCGGGGCGAACTCGTCGGCGACGGCGTCGACGGCGCCGAGTCCGGTCTCGTCGGTGGAGTTGATGAAGTATTCCTGGCCCGGCAGGCTCTCGCCGGGAGACGCAGGTCTCTGGGGGTTCTTCGGCGTATCAGGCATAGCGGATCCTCGGGTCAAGCACGGCGTAGACAAGGTCAACGAGCAGGTTCGCGATGATGTAGACGACCACCAAGACGGTGGTAAACGACACCACGGTGGTGGGCTCACCCTTCAAGATCGCCTGGTAGATGGTGCCGCCGACACCGTTGATGTCAAAGATGCCCTCGGTGACAATCGCGCCGCCCATGAGCGCGCCTAAGTCCGCACCCTAGGGCGTGTCTGACAATTTCTTCAGCCAGGTCATGACGGCGATAGCCATCACGCCGACCCGGTAGACAACCGCGAGCTTGTCGTACCGGGTTGCCACACCCCGCCACTGCTTGAGGTTGCCGAAAACCGTTCCACCACGTTGCAGCCCTTGTAGGACTGCGCATCGAACGTCGGTAGACGCCCACCCATCGAGCCTTTCCGCTTCCGGACGGCGATCACGTCCTTCTTCTCCGGGAACGTCGCCGTGATCTTGCGCTCGCGCAGATACCTGCGCACAGCCTTCGATGCATACGCCCTATCCGCGCGCAGTTCATCGGGCCGGGTGCGCGGTCGGCCCACCATCCCGGGCACCCGCAGGCGTTTCAACAACGGGATCAGCACCGGGCAGTCACCGCGGTGGCCCGCAGTAACGATCATGGTCAGGGGCATGCCATGGCCGTCGACCAGGGCGTGGACCTTGGTAGACAGACCACCCCGTGATCGG
Encoded proteins:
- a CDS encoding ABC transporter permease → MPDTPKNPQRPASPGESLPGQEYFINSTDETGLGAVDAVADEFAPRSQWGEAWHYLRRRPMFWIAAALIVLAVLMAAVPGLFTSVDPRHCTLENSLGLPEAGHPFGFDRQGCDIYSRTIHGARASVIVGILTTLAVVIIGTTLGSLAGYFGGILDTILSRLTDIFFAIPLVLAAIVFMQMFKDNRSVIMVVIVLAVFGWTQIARITRGAVMSVKNEEYVTAATALGAGKFRVLTSHILPNAAVPIIVYATVALGTFIVAEATLSFLGIGLPSTVVSWGGDISAAQASLRTRPMVLFYPAIALAMTVLSFILMGDVVRDALDPKARKR
- a CDS encoding transposase — encoded protein: MSNYNNLLAEPPDHAVGRSRGGLSTKVHALVDGHGMPLTMIVTAGHRGDCPVLIPLLKRLRVPGMVGRPRTRPDELRADRAYASKAVRRYLRERKITATFPEKKDVIAVRKRKGSMGGRLPTFDAQSYKGCNVVERFSATSSSGGVWQPGTTSSRLSTGSA